The nucleotide sequence ataaaaataacatgtgttgttacttaataacaaacggcagctggtttgtcatgactttcatgcatggaagagaatgatgctagataaaaagtatgtgttttatctcgccaggtattaatgacgcacgggtaaagactcgcggactcaactgtatgtaatGATATTTATAGGAATAAGGACAGCTGTGTTGCTCTAGaataaagtattttattaaaacatgttttaataCAACATTTACAATATTTACCTAGAATAAAGAAACGACATTTAATGTCAATATTCCCAATCTATGATTATTtctacaaataactgaaaataaaagttttataaatagttgacaGACGTCGATCAATCTCTCCACAGCTGGTGACGGCTGAGCGGGCCAGGAGTGTGTTCCGAATTTCTAACGTCGGCTGACTGTGTTCCAATTTGAAATTCCAATTTGAGATGACGCCTTGGAGCACAGCAATATTAAAATGATGAAAGTATTGTAGTTTCATTACATATATTTATCTAGGTTTACAgtgctccaaacttgaccagattctcgaaagctcataggaatacaataaaaacaaaaccttgggcttacttttctatctatatatttatttattatgattttaacattcctatgctattactaagctatttttgacccttttcccgTCCACctttgaggtagagtctggaggcgcgttttttgtgtggtatccccaaAAGGCTtaatccacggacaatttctagacaaaattatattatttattattacatgTTGAGAAAGATCTATcgtagttattatttttttatttttttcgatggtccaggctgcgagtcaagatctgaatcagtatctgaggtgaatttttgtggtataatgagagttagagttggcgtcattgtcggcaattcatctaccaattcattttcttcaatagttaatgttgatatgtccacgatgttgctgcaactttcacAACCACAATAGAGGGACACTGCTGAACATTCTCGGCAACCACATTcatgcacttccagtttccattgcatctgctaAAGATGAATTTCATAAGCTCGGGTGTACTGGAGGCAtggaagtttggattggtatccaaaattttccattaTTTTTCCAGCTCCAATTTTCTGGATCACAATATTTACCAAGCCGTGACTGATTCTGGTGATACACTCCGAGTCTGTGGAAAtgggctgcatcttgtgttggaggaagtgagaagagataaatgcattttttcttgtcactgttttagcgaatcgtttgtatctcagaGTTTCCAGAGAAAcgtctttatttccgccatataaagagacgaaaaacgttcgcctacaacagtgagtaaagatggctcgactttcccactgacaaataattttccccagaggtttcttataaataaaataaacaccaCTCATGATGCGCTCCTGCAAAACACACAAAATGCTTATCTGCtcagaaaaatataaattttacacacaagactctcaatagtattatctataaaactcaaaatattttttcacaatttttaatacgactgcacgtggccaaataggtagcacaaatgtaagaataagttaagtagaggggaacccactgctgtgccacctaggataaattataataataaaagtaatatcaGGCAGATATTCGGTCCGGTCAATTCATGTTTATTgcgcaattaacttctaaaatagtATGTAAagatgattaattatttatatgggaaataagccacaattaaaatgaaaaaaataattttattaacgtttcgacgcccaaatcgggtgccgttgtcaaaatacaaaatattactaaaataaactaaagtgttgttgctaagcaaaaaaattcttctaataatttatttaatctcactcatttatattggcaattcagacatatattatacattttaaagtagaagactttaaaatgatattgccaatatttatgagttgcgttcctgggacgacttactgaaagatagttcattcgattacatgaaattaaccccaactcaagaatatccgtcataaaaaattatagcatgtgatatgtctttaaaaagatattcttgagttggggttaatttcatgtaatcgaatgaactatctttcagtaagtcgtcccaggaacgcaactcataaatattggcaatatcactttaaagtcttctactttaaaatgtataatatatgtctgaattgccaatataaatgagtgagattaaataaattattagaagaatttttttgcttagcaacaacactttagtttattttagtaatattttgtattttgacaacggcacccgatttgggcgtcgaaacgttaataaaattatttttttcattttaattgtggcttatttcccatataaataattaatcataaaaatgccacaaggaaatagcttcagaacaacatatgtaaagatgatacaaaaagACAGAACTGTAgctgtgccacctaggataaattataataataaaagtaatatcaGGCAGATATTCGGTCCGGTCAATTCATGTTTATTgcgcaattaacttctaaaatactatgtaaagatgatacaaaaagACAGAACTGTAAAAATATGCTGAGccactattgggaccgtgcaagttcggaaaagcgacacctatttctacgctctgcactattattcgcacttttaattatattggccaatcatatggtccgggttactggataattgtcaaggccatagtccaaaaaaaataataagaagaaaaaataaaatttaggttatgttattcaaatgtaaataattgtatgtagtaaataaaattagttactaaaatgtagtattgcaagcaaaatacaattaattaaatttacctttatataataattgcattatcaatattgtggagcaatatataatttttcttcttaaatgacaataggtatgaaatgtacgtcaatttgacaatttcagttgacaatatgaattatttaagaaagttgcaatatttctccgctattcacgcacgatcgtttcgcgtatcccttttaagtacttgcacaccgcgaatagggtAGTTGCGTCATTACTGAAATGCGTgctatgttagaccttgtttcaggtGCATAATGACACAGCTGTAggtagggttgaaaatggggcgattaaattaagataatgaaattcgaaccaatatcgatgaaaataaaagccatcgttgtcaaaaacaaacgccataccgatgctcctggacgattactctacagttaatccctattttaaatatttaaaaattgttttttttgcTCTCTGAAGAagtttgcattttgcggttgcgtcattcttcttctggaccggcgaatttgtcctcaaacaacttcttgggccttttctataatATGCTAAAGTTcttaagttttatagtggggagaaaggtcaaaaatagattaataatagcataggaatgttaaaatcataataaattgtatgaataaaaaatatttagatagaaaagtaagctaacgttttgtttttattgtatccctatgatcatttgagaatctggtcaagtttggagcccTCTAAAatctagataaataaatataattaaacacctttatagtggaaattgttcactgaaaaaccctctacaaaattgctaaaatgttattttatttgtaaatgaacaaaaggaaacttgttaaaaaatttttacttatttttgtttatatcttttttgttgatTACTTGATGATAAGAAGTAATAGAAACAaagttgtagaaaatttaatttgctacattttatgttgtattagattttccgtacggttggtagtttacgagatatagcgcgaaacccctttgcaccccttttccaagatggcggcctggggacaagggtggcgaccccaaaaacttgaacttaagcttctactgatcccccctacacattaaaaaaataacattgactcctctaacaaatgcaaggtatggcctaaaaaatgtaacatttcaatggactacatattcgcgacttagccccatattggggtgtacagtcactatatatatatacatattcaCTAAAATTCCTAATTATTTACATGATGGCACAATAAGGACTTTGAACGAAGCTATCAAACGTcgcaaaatactaaaatactattACTTAAAAAACGTTCAGTTGTCAGAATATACTCTTTATTATCTTaaatttacataaaaacaaacaaaaaccgtattttttaaataaaataataacatgTTCCAGTCGCTAGAGACAAAAATACCACTGGACCTATAAAAATCACATGAGCAAGCTGAATTTTGCTAGGGATGTCAATTTAGGGATATCAAAGAATCTCCCTCCTAAGGGGGGAGGGTAAATCGATTTACCAAGAATCTGTACGCcatagaaaaaatgtttcaaacaagaaataTAGCAGAGATGATTTtcaacaaaaatgtttattagcactttttgtCTAGAAGAATTAACCGTTCTCTCAGAAATAACGTTTGAAGCAACCGCCGATTTTGATACGAccgcgaaataaattttttaaataaaatttgtatcaactcAATGGTAAAAAttcaatatcttttaaaatacaaattttattttaaaaaattgatcTAGCCTGCGTTATTCAAAATCGCCGGCGGCTTTAAGCGTTGTTTCTGTGAACTattcattctatccaaaaagtaTTCTACAGCATACAGTTTCTTGGTAAATCGATGTATTCCGGTTTCCCCGCTACCATGGGGGATTTTAGAGGGAAGGTAGGAGTGGcaaacatttttttcatctttttgaaTTCCCAAAATTGACATTCTTAGCAAAATTCAGCTCGTTCGTATGGTTTTAGAGATCAAATCTCTAACAACTGGGCTATTATGATTCATTTAAAAGTAAACACTGTTCCCAAGAGAAGTCTCTCGACTCACACAGTTTAATAACATTATTGCTAAAATTGGACAACAGTTTTTTAAATGTAGAATACACCATAAGGGTCTTAACATCACCGACAATGATAAGTTTGTGCTTCGCTCTGGTTATGGCCACCGTCAGTCTTCTTTTGTCTTCTAAAATATCGTCGTTTTTGGACACCTTGAAGGTATCAGTGTTTTTGGAATTACCACACGAATAAATGATCACACTTTTGTCTTTTCCTTGAAACTGGTCGACAGTGTTAATGTCTATACACTCAGACTTAAGTAAGGTGGACAACTGCTCTACTTGGTGTCGATAACTTGCAATAACGCCTATATCTTTGGCTGGAAGACCAGCTTTGAGTAAAGCTTTGACAAGTTTGAAAATAATAGCTGCTTCATGGATGTTTACTTTAGAACTAGTGTCCTCTGTGCTAAAGCTCTTGTGAATTTTCCAGCTAGTGTCTTGTTCTAGATTCCACACAGGGCCTGTATCAAGAAACTGTACAGCACTATCTAATGACTCGTCTAGTGCTTTCAATATCCAACTATCACCACTATACGAGTCTGTTAAGACTTGTTTATTTGGGAAACTTATTGTAGCGTTTTCAATAGAACTATTACCAACTTGCAGTTCCCCATTATATGTTAGATGATTAGCTAAAGCCGTTATAGTCTTGTTCATTCTGTAATTTATGTTTAAGGATGTAGCAGCGTCTGTTGCATAGAGTCTTTCGAACAAACTTTCGGACATGCCTAACTCTCTAGCTTTACTGCTTTTAATAACTGCTGGCAACTGATCAGGATCACCTATTAGTATAAAAGTTTTGCAGGCATACAGTGGTCTTATCACAGATGGTTGTAGTACCTGAGTACTTTCGTCCACTATACATATATCCAAGCAACGTTTGGTTAACACTGGATGACCAGAAGCAAAACATGTCACAGCTATAATTTGAGCACTATTATAGACAGCTTCGTAATCACTAGCTGTTGAACAATTTTTCGTAAGACTATGCTCTGAATATTCATGCAAATCTTTGTGAATCTTCGACTCTGATCCCAATCTGATAAATTTGACACCATGTTCCAGTAACTTAAGGCAAACATTATCAACAGCTGAGTTTGTATGACTCGTAATAAGAACTGTTTTACCCAGTTCATATAATAGCTGTATCAAGGCTACGATGGTAGCAGTTTTGCCTGTACCAGGCATACCTTTGATTAGAAAGTATTCATTAGCTGTAATGGCTTTCAATACGGCTCTTTGTTGTACTCTATTCAGTCTTCTTAGTATGGTTTTTCCAGTGGTACCAACGACTTTAGGCAAAGTCGTTCGAAATGTGGGAGATTCCTTGTCAACTATGATTTTTCTGAGATTCTCTGCTCTTGGAGTTGGTTCTAATAATAAAGCCAAACTGCTCAAATTAAATGATTGTAACATACCAGAATCATAGCTATCTATGTAAAacgtttgatttttaaatttaagagTTAAATTTCTTTCTAAAGTAACTGATATGGATGTCGCCGTGATATCATTGACAAAACCTGCTGCAACAGCATGCCTCTTGTCAGTACTAACAACAACATAACCACCAACAAGTAAACCACTAGTCCCAAAGTTTCCTGAACTATCTGGGACCATCCTTTCGAAGTAATGTTCAAAATACAATTCATCAATGACATCACTAACTTTCGATATCCTTAGATTTGAGATACATCTACCTTTCTTTTCCCTATCACTCGGAGGCACTAGATAGATTTCTTTTATATCTTTCGCACCCTTATTCGACTCTGCTTCGATCAAAAGTAAGCTAGTCCACTTCATGAAGTAATCTATATGGGACTGCTTCAGGTTTTGTAAAATCTCGTCTTGGATACTTTTCAGCGTTGGCTTAGAAGATAGGCTTTCATTATTGACATGAGCATAAACGGTACAGATGGCGCTATAAGGGCAGTTGGTGCAGCTCTTGTGGTTTATAGGTTCAGGCAGACTAGGAGGGATTAGAATATTGTCAGCTTCAGTAACAGATTGTGTTAGATAGTACACTAATTCATTTCTTAAATATATCAAATCTCTTTCTTCCTTCTTCGTGTGCGATATCTCCTTTACTACACCTTCTTTAATATAAAGAAGCAGGCCAGAACTTGCATTATAACCAATTTTGTTCATCATCATGAGATACAGCATTACTTGACCTCGGTGTTCCAAAGACAACGACGTTTTGCCTGTTTTCAGCTCTAGAGGCATAGGTTTATTGTTTACTTGAACAGTTACATCAATTTTTCCTTTTATACCTAGTTCTGGACACCAAATATTTTCTTCCACATCCTCTATATCGTCTATTCTCCCTTTCCAGTTGTCTTTTATTTGTATTTGATTGTTCCCTTTATTCACGTAGACGTTCATGAATTCTTGTATCCTCGGTATGTATTTGACGACTTCATCATTAATCCAGTCTGCTGATATGTCGCATTCATAAAGATTTTTAACAACACGACTTTTTGACATGAATTTTCTAACTAATCCTTCAAGTTTTTCTGTTTCGCTAACATTGTATTTTAAGGCGTGTTGTAGGGTGCTGTGGATCAAAGTTCCAAGAATCATATATTGATTTGTGCTGTCGAAACCTCTGAACCTTTCAGCTAACACATTTCTTCTTTTACACCATAATGAACCTACCACAGATGTTGAAGATACCAGTATATCAGGCTCGAAAACTATTAAGCCCCAATCGTTATTAACTACCCAAGTATTGTTAACTTTGGCGCAAGTAATATATATCGTATCACCAATAGATAAGTTACTGTAAGTCCAAATACCTTGTACTTCACAAACGGCTTCTTTACTCTCTTTAGTTGATAACAAATGTAGTGAAATTGTATGGCCTGAAGTCACTATCTGCGTTATTTTACAATGGCACGGCTGAGTTAAGTCTAAATTGAAGTTTTCTGGCTCTATTACAGTATTTTCTTCCCAATCATCGAAATCGACTTCACACATGTCTGGAAAACTGTCCATCTGTGTAATTTCTTTTTTAACTAGTgatatttgtttggttttgttttctttttcaatCTTTTGCTTCATTGGACTACAAAAGTAAGAATAGTCTTGCTGTACTGATTGTGAACAAATTGTTGTATGTATTGCAAGTAAAAATTCACAATATTGTTCTCTTGAAACTACTGTCTTAAGTCTCTTGTCCAGAACAATATTGTATGCTTTTCACTTGAAATAAGACTATTTGATATTATATATCACTTATTATGAAAAATTACCAGCTGTCATGAAAATTGAGCtatgaataatttttaaactaaatatAGACAAAACATACAGGATAAGAACCTAAATATATCAGGATTAAAAATTGATACAAACGATGACAGAAACACAAGAAAAAGAATGGAAAATTTCGTAGCCAGAGAGCTACAAGTAAAGGTGAAATTAAGTAATGCCATGAATATTGGAGAGACTCTCCacacaatagaaacagaaacaataaatgaaaaaacaAAGATATTGAAAAACAGAAGCAAAGTAAAAAACCAAAACAACGGCATTTATATAAATAATCACCTAAcgaagaaagaaaaagaaatacagaaACAAGATGGCAAGACTAGGATACAAAAAGTTAACAGTAGACAGTTGAAAATGGAGGGAAGGGGCAgctctactaaataaaaaaaagaggAAGCTGCACAAGGGGGTCAAAACACTACTAAATAGTAAACTCAAAGGAAAAATGGTAACAACTTAGCTACTACAAGGATGATGATTTTGACAGAAGAAAAATAAAGGAAACAAACAATTGGATTGAAAGTGTTTATTTTTAGACTAGTTTGACAAAATAAAACCACACCGTTTTGCCAAAATACAGATAGGACGTTACTAGGAGACAAGacagaaaaattaaagaaataggTAGAGTATTTTGAGgaattattaaacgataaaggcaaaatagaaacagaaaaataataaacacaagaAAAAGAACAATAGCAAGAAACAGAACGTCAGCAGAAATATTAAAAGTATGAGGGGATATACTGTAGCAAAACATAGCTCAACTTATTATAAAAATATGGGAAAACGAAAAAATGCCAGGACAATGGAACACAGCACTCAGTTCAACAATAATATGAAAGTTTCATTTCCCTAGAAATTTTTGGTCCCTATTGTCTTTCAGTAACTCATTTACCGATTTATATTGACTCTTGAGTTATCTTGCACACTAATCCACACATTAAAGCAGTCAAAATCAATTGTATATGAATATATAATATCAAATAGGAAATAAACTTTGAAAACTGTGCCTTACCTCTTAACTTTTATCAATTTTTCAGGTGAACTAAGCCTATCTATTGGTACTTGATTTAAAATAGAACAATCTGTAACATCTAACGATTCATCCACATTATGGCCTTTAAAACAACTTATTTCTTCTTCATGGCAGAGTTTCTTACACTCTTTATCAACTTCATCTTCACTCGactttctttttttgttattatGAAGTGTCCCCATTGATTGCATAGAATCATTGTTCGTATTTACTGTTTTTCCTGCTTTGTTACTTTTGGCACCATCTATTAAAGCCATATTAGTACTTTGTTCAGAATTGTCTTCCTTGGTCCCATTCGTTTTTAAATTTGTTCTATCTTTGAAGAAAAACTGCGAAATTTTCAAATTGTTTTTGGGTGGGGTTTTAACCTTTGTTCTAGGTGGTTTATTCATCGTATGTTTATAGAATTATTTGTGAATTATAAAATTCATTTAATCTACAAGTACAAATTAATCTACACAAAAAATATTCCCGCTTTTTAAAACGTCAATCAAAACAGATAACAATATTGAGGTTATGTCTATTCTCGGCCAACAACATTTTAGTTCGCCATCCAAAACCATAGACGTTCCACTTATTTATGTTtgtgattattttttttaataattcggACAACTGAACAAaattacattttgaatattttatgagTAAAAAGCAATATGTAATCTGTAATCATATTATAATTTCATAACTTTTACAAATTAAGTATGTTCTAATATTTTTTTCTCGGGATTTTTAAGTTCATGGAAAAATACAAAAACTTAGAttttaaacaaatgaaaaactataaactattatattataaagGCACTACAAAGTGTAAACTATACGGGGTGTAacaaaaggcaggtcataaattaaatcacatattctgagagcAAAAATTTAtccattgaacctaacttaccttagcacaaaaatgtgcacataaaaaaagttaagccctttgaagttacaaaatgaaaatcgattttttccaataggTACGTCGAAAACTataagaaattttttattgaaaaaaggcaggaacatcttaaaaaaatgacagtgaaatttgtacacccaattaaaattttatggggttttgttcccttaaatccccccaaattttgtgtacattccaattaaattattattgtggtaccaatagttaaacacaatgtttttaaaacttttttgcctcttagttgGTCCTTTTTGGATAAGCCCGTTTTTTTCGTGATATTTTGAgcatttgtaaaatccaccacatGTTTGTAAATGTTTAAGTAACATTATAGAAATCTTAtgaaattttcaaattatattaatatgaaaataatctataatcttacttaaccatttacaactatgtggtggattttacaaatgttcaaaacatctcgataaaaactggtttatcagaaaagtactaagaggtaaaaaaggttttaaaaacattgtttaactGATAGTACCACAATactaatttaattggaacatataCAAACATTTGTggcggtttaagggaacaaaacccccataaaatttttatggagtgcacaaaaatgtctgttattttttttaacatgttcctgCTATAAGAAAGCCACATGTTAATTTTCAATGTaaaatctctaaaagttttcgatatattgaaaaaaaaaatgttttattttgtaacttcaaagggctgtaactttttttatgtgcacatttgtactagggtaagttaggttgaatcgaattattttttagtcccagaatatgtgatttaatttataacctgcctttttattacaccctgtatatttttataacatttatcaGATAATAAATCAAGCATTATTCAAGACAGTACACCTTTGATTACTATGATACATGCTCTGTATACACATAAAATACTCATAATGCATAATCTTTTATAAACACTATGAACGATAAATACCTCCACTAGTATCGGGCGTGAGTTTTACTTTTCCTTGGTCTAGTACATCATTAAAAGCAGGCCATCCACATCCACTGTCGTATTTGGTATCAGAGCTAAATAAGGATACTTCACACACTATGCACACATAAGTACCAGCATCGTAGACTTTGTTGTAAGACCCTGGTTAAATAAacacaagaaataaaattgaGTAATATGTAAGAAGTATTAAAAGAAAAGGTATACAATTAGGCCTGGATCCtgtgtaccaaaaaaaagttgattaatagcaagccgaaaatttgAAACAGAGAAGCTAAACCTGGAACAGGAGACGATTACAAGCTGCAATCAATAGATTTATCTGGCAATAAAACTAAGTAGTAAAagtaaaacagaaataaaacagttggaaatagacgaaggtaaacaaatccaaggtacaagtatttaggtttcataatatcaaacaaaggaataAGTGAAGATGATATAAAGACTAGACAGGAGACTGCATACGAACATTGAACCTGGTACTGTgaataagaacatcagtataaaaacaaaaagaaaaatataatattctaaTGTGATGATAAtaatgtataattattatttataataaattttgtacaaacatatattatgtattagaTTAAGTTTATAACCTATGTTTTTTTTCCTTTCGTGTTAAGCCCTATGCCTATCCGAGGTCCACCTGTCTCGTCTAAATGCTCTGATCGACCCCTGAGCGTCAAATTGTGTCCTAGTCTAATATCccaaattatattgaaaaaaaagacaatgaaaaataaaaaaaaatatatatagaaaaaaaaagtaaatattaaaaaaattaaaaaaaaactacataaaaaaatgataaaaaaaatcacaatgaaaagaaataattccaaataaaaaaaaaatcgttgaaAATTAGATATAGGTATATAAAATAGTTCTTTGTAAAATTGGAGCAGGATTGTGATTGGATACATAATAGAACAAATCAGTAGAAAGCAGGAAGCACTCCTTTAGAGCTTCcgcataaataata is from Diabrotica virgifera virgifera chromosome 9, PGI_DIABVI_V3a and encodes:
- the LOC114327635 gene encoding DNA replication ATP-dependent helicase/nuclease DNA2, translating into MNKPPRTKVKTPPKNNLKISQFFFKDRTNLKTNGTKEDNSEQSTNMALIDGAKSNKAGKTVNTNNDSMQSMGTLHNNKKRKSSEDEVDKECKKLCHEEEISCFKGHNVDESLDVTDCSILNQVPIDRLSSPEKLIKVKSPMKQKIEKENKTKQISLVKKEITQMDSFPDMCEVDFDDWEENTVIEPENFNLDLTQPCHCKITQIVTSGHTISLHLLSTKESKEAVCEVQGIWTYSNLSIGDTIYITCAKVNNTWVVNNDWGLIVFEPDILVSSTSVVGSLWCKRRNVLAERFRGFDSTNQYMILGTLIHSTLQHALKYNVSETEKLEGLVRKFMSKSRVVKNLYECDISADWINDEVVKYIPRIQEFMNVYVNKGNNQIQIKDNWKGRIDDIEDVEENIWCPELGIKGKIDVTVQVNNKPMPLELKTGKTSLSLEHRGQVMLYLMMMNKIGYNASSGLLLYIKEGVVKEISHTKKEERDLIYLRNELVYYLTQSVTEADNILIPPSLPEPINHKSCTNCPYSAICTVYAHVNNESLSSKPTLKSIQDEILQNLKQSHIDYFMKWTSLLLIEAESNKGAKDIKEIYLVPPSDREKKGRCISNLRISKVSDVIDELYFEHYFERMVPDSSGNFGTSGLLVGGYVVVSTDKRHAVAAGFVNDITATSISVTLERNLTLKFKNQTFYIDSYDSGMLQSFNLSSLALLLEPTPRAENLRKIIVDKESPTFRTTLPKVVGTTGKTILRRLNRVQQRAVLKAITANEYFLIKGMPGTGKTATIVALIQLLYELGKTVLITSHTNSAVDNVCLKLLEHGVKFIRLGSESKIHKDLHEYSEHSLTKNCSTASDYEAVYNSAQIIAVTCFASGHPVLTKRCLDICIVDESTQVLQPSVIRPLYACKTFILIGDPDQLPAVIKSSKARELGMSESLFERLYATDAATSLNINYRMNKTITALANHLTYNGELQVGNSSIENATISFPNKQVLTDSYSGDSWILKALDESLDSAVQFLDTGPVWNLEQDTSWKIHKSFSTEDTSSKVNIHEAAIIFKLVKALLKAGLPAKDIGVIASYRHQVEQLSTLLKSECIDINTVDQFQGKDKSVIIYSCGNSKNTDTFKVSKNDDILEDKRRLTVAITRAKHKLIIVGDVKTLMVYSTFKKLLSNFSNNVIKLCESRDFSWEQCLLLNES